A stretch of the Polynucleobacter tropicus genome encodes the following:
- a CDS encoding YhdP family protein yields the protein MPQNFFPPRLKDLLAKGLQNLGKNWHKRALILAASLAALFVLGHLAVRFVVWPQIEKSKSSVEKLIGARVGVNVSIDDLRVSWTGIRPAFEIDGLRFTVPERIKPSLSIEKIYGQLSWKSFYHLLPYFHEIHFEGAEIDFQRSAKGIITIAGIPIDSSPSDYTAQNWLFSQDLIEAKQVKLNWDDKLNQKTPTLIEVQELSLTNGIRQHAGSLIVTTPWNQGPAEVKVNFAHHLGGETGNWHDWIGNVSWSITNLDLKKIANELQLKLSALEGILTSKGNLKIDNAHPDGGEFFVAVDNLVVQSSKSEDAIALGRLEANLAQETSDGLIAITTKTFAWREMGSSTSAPLENLSPMTFRWKPPGADGEIKEFGFSSPKISVEDVALFALNLPLSKKVHQWIKASQAEGELEDVDIQWAESKSPLSALNIPGGWFKSNKLDFNISAKLINLSFVGINKSIPSVSNLSGFVSSNQKEGSFSVDSRNLGLEVYDLLDDPKIQLDRAVGQIGWSKQRGNWVISTKKLALSNPEISTNLSINYKIGNGKEPDYMTMDMGFDQANLKTAYRYLPVGMGKDVRTYLSKAFNVGLIRKGQLHIKGDPNQAPFSDKQQGELTLNLPIIGASFSPAPFLPSNQGTWSTFTGVNGSITMNNAYFAVDITKANYKQVGLDTFHAEIPNVSANQLTLAANGNASGDAPQLLEYFYQSPSGKKQSSLEQNLRVTGPVNLNLGLKIPLSGSADTNVDLKLSLPGNRAQWADLPPFENLKGVIRITEVHPEFENVSANFLGGAINITSTEDIKDKQRFKITGDIQSKFIQDYFANSSSETQAFLNSMSGSIKYDGLIGFNKVGSDSNVQFDLRNWSMNAPAPLKKTNGSAMSGQVNIKTSNDVNNANRISWSGKIGDLYALEGAVSRDAQLRFGLGIGASANSSQPGFHLNIGSNQLNLDEWQRFLQANKSNRASGDKASSSTINTQITAQVKKLTLFDRPWQDVNLSANNKRNFWDLRISSPQASGQIQYQEAQKSDTNGLISGQFAKLKITDISTPPESATKQASPAKKTLRPEAIPSLDIVIDDFSWEKAHLGQLKIKSNTVGNVLKIDSIQTNNPQGSSTISGQWAGATKNTPDHSTLNIEMSIKDAGQIIAHWTPQKSIEGGQGKVSANAQWDGSPLDPKYETLVGKVSLNLEKGRLLEVNTSGAKLLDVLSLQSLFRFATLDLKGSLGNIVTKGTPFNSISSNFDINNGIAQTQQFNMNLDQANVVMSGQINIPKQTQDLRITIFPTIDATAGSLAAFAINPIVGLGALVGQYLLTSQINRSLQSDYLIQGSWDDPEVIPLDQKGQPVDSNTLNTIRSKNLLIEQSKPNANGAASSTPTPIQKNTSTK from the coding sequence ATGCCGCAAAACTTTTTCCCACCCCGCTTAAAAGACCTATTAGCAAAAGGTCTTCAGAATTTGGGTAAAAATTGGCACAAACGCGCCCTTATATTGGCCGCTTCGCTAGCCGCTCTATTTGTGCTTGGACATCTTGCGGTTAGATTTGTGGTTTGGCCACAGATCGAAAAATCAAAATCCTCTGTTGAAAAGCTGATCGGCGCTCGAGTTGGCGTTAATGTATCCATCGATGATTTACGTGTTTCATGGACAGGCATCAGACCTGCTTTTGAAATTGACGGGCTACGTTTTACCGTCCCCGAGCGAATAAAGCCTTCTCTCTCAATCGAAAAAATTTATGGTCAGCTGAGTTGGAAGTCGTTCTACCATTTGCTGCCTTACTTTCATGAAATTCATTTTGAAGGCGCTGAAATTGATTTTCAAAGAAGTGCCAAGGGCATCATTACGATTGCAGGCATTCCGATAGATAGCAGTCCAAGTGACTACACAGCCCAGAACTGGTTATTCTCGCAAGATCTGATTGAGGCAAAACAAGTCAAACTCAATTGGGACGATAAGCTCAATCAAAAAACCCCAACCCTGATTGAGGTTCAAGAACTCTCCTTGACAAATGGCATCCGACAACACGCTGGCTCCCTCATAGTTACAACGCCGTGGAATCAAGGGCCCGCAGAAGTCAAAGTGAATTTTGCGCATCATCTTGGCGGAGAGACGGGCAATTGGCACGACTGGATCGGAAATGTTTCCTGGAGCATCACTAATCTCGATCTCAAAAAAATCGCCAATGAACTCCAACTCAAATTAAGCGCTCTAGAAGGTATATTGACCTCAAAGGGAAATTTGAAGATTGATAACGCCCATCCCGATGGCGGAGAATTTTTTGTTGCTGTTGATAATTTGGTGGTGCAATCCTCTAAAAGCGAGGATGCCATCGCGCTAGGTCGTTTAGAAGCAAACCTAGCTCAAGAAACCTCTGATGGCTTGATTGCGATTACCACCAAAACATTTGCTTGGCGCGAAATGGGTAGCTCAACATCTGCACCACTTGAAAATCTTAGCCCAATGACGTTCCGCTGGAAGCCACCTGGCGCTGACGGAGAAATTAAGGAGTTTGGTTTTTCATCGCCCAAGATTTCCGTAGAAGATGTTGCCTTATTTGCGCTTAACCTACCGCTTTCCAAAAAAGTACATCAGTGGATCAAAGCCTCGCAAGCTGAGGGTGAGCTAGAAGATGTTGATATTCAATGGGCGGAAAGTAAGTCGCCCCTCTCTGCCCTCAATATTCCAGGCGGCTGGTTTAAATCGAACAAGTTAGATTTCAACATTAGCGCAAAACTGATCAATCTCAGTTTTGTCGGCATCAATAAATCGATACCTTCTGTTTCAAATTTATCTGGCTTTGTTTCCAGCAATCAAAAAGAGGGAAGCTTTTCTGTCGACTCTCGAAATCTTGGTTTGGAGGTATATGACTTATTGGATGACCCCAAAATTCAACTAGACCGAGCAGTTGGTCAAATCGGTTGGTCTAAGCAAAGAGGAAATTGGGTCATTAGTACCAAAAAGCTCGCATTAAGCAATCCAGAAATTAGCACCAACCTCAGCATTAACTACAAGATTGGTAATGGCAAAGAACCAGACTACATGACCATGGATATGGGCTTTGATCAAGCTAATCTCAAAACAGCGTATCGCTATCTACCTGTGGGAATGGGAAAAGATGTAAGAACCTATCTCAGCAAAGCTTTTAATGTTGGTCTGATTCGAAAAGGGCAATTACATATCAAAGGCGATCCTAATCAAGCCCCTTTCTCAGACAAACAACAAGGCGAACTGACCTTAAATCTTCCGATCATTGGCGCATCTTTTAGTCCGGCACCATTCTTGCCTAGTAACCAAGGAACATGGTCAACATTCACAGGCGTTAATGGCAGTATCACAATGAACAATGCCTACTTCGCGGTAGATATTACAAAAGCGAACTACAAACAAGTTGGCTTGGACACTTTCCATGCTGAGATTCCGAATGTCAGCGCAAACCAATTAACACTAGCTGCTAATGGGAATGCAAGTGGAGATGCACCTCAACTGCTTGAATACTTTTACCAATCCCCCTCCGGCAAAAAACAAAGCAGTCTAGAACAAAACTTGCGTGTCACCGGACCAGTCAATTTAAATCTTGGCCTAAAAATACCTCTATCAGGCTCTGCCGACACCAATGTAGACTTGAAATTAAGCCTGCCAGGCAATCGTGCCCAATGGGCGGATCTTCCTCCATTTGAAAACCTAAAGGGCGTTATTCGGATTACCGAAGTTCATCCCGAGTTTGAGAATGTTTCAGCAAACTTCTTGGGGGGAGCAATCAATATCACAAGTACTGAAGATATCAAAGATAAGCAGCGCTTCAAAATTACCGGCGATATCCAATCTAAATTTATTCAAGACTATTTTGCAAACTCTTCTTCAGAGACGCAAGCATTTTTGAACAGCATGAGCGGCTCCATTAAATATGATGGGCTCATTGGATTTAACAAAGTAGGCAGCGATTCTAATGTGCAATTTGATCTTCGTAACTGGTCCATGAATGCTCCAGCACCTCTGAAGAAAACAAACGGCTCGGCAATGTCAGGTCAGGTCAACATCAAAACCTCAAACGATGTCAATAATGCAAATCGCATCAGTTGGTCTGGGAAGATTGGTGACCTTTATGCGCTTGAGGGTGCCGTGAGTCGTGACGCTCAATTGCGCTTTGGGCTTGGCATTGGTGCTTCAGCAAATTCTTCTCAACCAGGCTTTCATCTGAACATTGGAAGCAATCAACTGAATCTGGATGAGTGGCAGCGATTCTTGCAAGCAAATAAATCAAATCGCGCATCTGGTGACAAAGCCAGCTCCAGCACAATCAACACCCAAATCACAGCGCAAGTTAAAAAACTAACACTCTTTGATCGCCCTTGGCAAGATGTCAACTTATCGGCAAACAATAAAAGGAATTTCTGGGACTTGCGTATCAGTTCACCTCAGGCATCTGGACAAATTCAATATCAAGAGGCTCAGAAATCAGATACAAATGGACTCATTAGTGGCCAGTTCGCCAAATTAAAAATTACAGATATATCAACACCTCCGGAATCAGCAACAAAACAAGCCTCACCAGCCAAGAAAACATTAAGGCCTGAAGCGATCCCTAGTTTAGATATCGTGATCGATGATTTTTCTTGGGAAAAAGCGCATCTGGGTCAATTGAAGATCAAGTCAAATACAGTGGGTAACGTCTTAAAAATTGATTCAATTCAGACGAATAATCCTCAAGGAAGCTCAACCATTAGCGGGCAATGGGCTGGGGCAACAAAAAATACTCCGGACCATAGCACTCTCAATATTGAGATGTCTATAAAAGATGCTGGTCAAATCATTGCTCATTGGACACCCCAAAAATCTATTGAGGGTGGGCAAGGCAAGGTTAGTGCAAATGCTCAGTGGGATGGCTCGCCACTCGATCCTAAGTATGAAACACTGGTGGGTAAAGTCAGCTTGAACCTTGAAAAAGGTCGTCTCTTGGAAGTGAATACTAGCGGAGCTAAGCTATTAGATGTGCTTAGTCTTCAAAGCTTATTTCGATTTGCTACGCTTGATCTCAAAGGAAGTCTTGGAAATATCGTTACCAAAGGAACGCCTTTTAATAGCATTAGCAGTAACTTTGACATCAATAATGGCATCGCACAGACTCAGCAATTTAATATGAATTTAGACCAAGCCAATGTCGTGATGAGCGGTCAAATTAATATTCCAAAGCAAACACAGGATCTTCGTATCACGATCTTCCCAACAATCGATGCTACCGCTGGATCGCTAGCCGCTTTTGCAATCAACCCAATTGTTGGATTGGGCGCACTGGTTGGCCAATATCTCTTAACGAGTCAGATTAATCGCAGCTTGCAATCCGACTATTTAATTCAGGGCTCATGGGATGACCCAGAAGTGATTCCGCTTGATCAAAAAGGTCAGCCCGTTGACTCCAATACTTTAAATACGATTCGGAGTAAAAATTTGCTCATTGAACAGAGCAAGCCTAACGCCAATGGCGCTGCTAGCTCAACTCCAACGCCCATTCAAAAAAATACTTCCACTAAGTAG
- the tldD gene encoding metalloprotease TldD, which produces MNAPQALFPANWTKAKSQADLVKLAKSILLEPTGLSEQDLHRTFGNMFTHHLDDADLYFQHTRSESWSLEEGIVKSGSFNIDQGVGVRSIYGDKTAFAYSDEINLEALNKAAKATRVIGPTGGKQAIASKVFNPLSNKLYADLNPLDSLKPQEKIALLESIERRAKARDPRIIQVMASLAGEFDVVLVARADGLLAADIRPLVRISVHVIAEQNGRRESGSSGGGARHDYLYFDADLINRYVDEAVDGALINLESRPAPAGPMTVVMGPGWPGVLLHEAVGHGLEGDFNRKGSSAFAGCIGQRVAAKGVTVVDDGTLSGRRGSLNIDDEGTPTQCTTLIEDGILKGYIQDSLNARLMKMPLTGNGRRESFASLPMPRMTNTYMLAGKDDPEEIVASIKRGLYAVNFGGGQVDITSGKFVFSASEAYWVENGKIQYPVKGATIIGSGPESLKQVSMIGNDLKLDGGIGVCGKEGQSVPVGVGQPTLRIDSLTVGGTA; this is translated from the coding sequence ATGAACGCGCCTCAAGCATTATTCCCCGCCAATTGGACCAAGGCTAAAAGCCAAGCAGATCTTGTCAAACTCGCAAAATCCATCTTACTTGAACCAACAGGATTATCTGAACAAGACTTGCATCGCACATTTGGCAATATGTTTACCCATCATTTGGATGATGCAGATCTATATTTCCAACATACTCGTAGCGAAAGCTGGAGCCTTGAAGAAGGCATTGTTAAATCAGGCAGCTTTAATATTGATCAAGGCGTTGGTGTTCGATCCATCTACGGCGATAAAACTGCCTTTGCCTATTCCGATGAAATTAATCTAGAGGCACTGAATAAAGCAGCGAAGGCAACGCGGGTTATTGGACCCACTGGCGGCAAGCAGGCTATCGCTAGCAAAGTCTTTAATCCGCTATCCAATAAGTTATATGCAGACTTAAATCCGCTGGATTCATTAAAGCCTCAAGAAAAAATTGCATTATTGGAAAGCATAGAGCGTCGTGCAAAGGCGCGCGATCCACGCATCATTCAAGTAATGGCCAGTCTTGCAGGTGAATTTGATGTGGTACTCGTAGCAAGAGCTGATGGCTTATTAGCGGCCGATATTCGCCCACTGGTGCGTATTTCAGTTCATGTTATCGCCGAACAAAACGGTCGTCGTGAATCCGGATCATCCGGTGGTGGCGCACGTCACGACTACCTTTACTTTGATGCAGATCTCATCAACCGCTATGTTGATGAAGCAGTGGATGGCGCATTAATCAATTTAGAATCGCGCCCTGCGCCTGCCGGCCCTATGACAGTCGTAATGGGACCTGGTTGGCCTGGCGTACTTTTGCATGAAGCGGTTGGACATGGACTTGAGGGCGACTTCAATCGCAAAGGCTCATCCGCTTTTGCAGGATGTATCGGGCAACGAGTAGCAGCTAAAGGCGTGACGGTTGTTGATGACGGCACCCTATCTGGGCGCAGAGGGTCACTCAATATTGATGACGAAGGAACGCCTACACAATGCACTACCTTAATTGAAGATGGCATCTTGAAGGGATACATTCAAGATAGCTTGAATGCACGCCTCATGAAAATGCCACTCACCGGCAATGGTCGTCGCGAAAGTTTTGCATCGCTCCCAATGCCGCGCATGACAAATACCTACATGCTGGCCGGAAAAGATGATCCCGAAGAAATAGTGGCGAGCATCAAGCGCGGGCTATATGCAGTCAATTTTGGCGGAGGCCAGGTCGACATCACTAGTGGAAAATTTGTTTTCTCGGCGTCAGAAGCCTACTGGGTGGAGAATGGAAAAATTCAATATCCCGTCAAAGGCGCTACCATTATTGGTAGCGGCCCAGAGTCCTTAAAGCAGGTATCGATGATCGGAAACGACCTCAAACTTGACGGCGGAATTGGGGTATGCGGCAAGGAGGGACAAAGCGTTCCGGTTGGGGTTGGACAGCCAACTTTGCGGATTGATAGCCTTACCGTGGGCGGAACGGCCTGA
- the glnE gene encoding bifunctional [glutamate--ammonia ligase]-adenylyl-L-tyrosine phosphorylase/[glutamate--ammonia-ligase] adenylyltransferase produces the protein MDAFLKQIAFLEQHSNYARRWLSAKPEWHDWLQSIGSREITLEGIQDLLESCKADGLEVEQDEAKFMADLRLARQQLMLWLAFRDLNGLADLKEVTHSLSHFAELAVARALAFIRQDLQARFGVPWSDSTNSEMPMMVVGMGKLGGLELNLSSDIDLIFLYEHEGETRDGPKSLSNHEWFTRMGKRLIKFLSEHDANGFVFRVDMRLRPNGDSGSLVCSLDMLEEYLLVQGREWERYAWIKGRLIAPLAGTKDYAHCEKSLEQLIRPFVYRRHLDYGVIASIRDLHAQIQREAEKRSTGHQGRSHDIKLGRGGIREIEFLAQMFQLMRGGTDPRFRVRPTLRVLDLIRQQGILPVEDVLQLERAYVFLRRLEHRIQVWDDQQTHYLPDEVDIRARLAASMGFEDEVSFLSELQKHQNNVARLFEKAFLLDDETRLDLAPLEESWLPDARLFPQSLARWNAWIVSAKAKQLPEKSRLIFDNLVRNAANMLESQGGNSEDADRTLSRFFDLLEAIARRSAYLSILAEYPGALSNVLALLQSSQWGAQYLISHPHLLDYLLDSHLERALIDHPEDYWKEVKANLDMRLDDVMAEGDGSEQAMDILRVTHHTETFITLLADLGIGVDRALSVEKVSDHLSALADLILQATFERVWSIVAKKFGLPENLVPSFAIIAYGKLGGKELGYASDLDLVFLYQAAENDYDAQEMYALLAKRMINWLTAFTSTGSLFEIDTRLRPNGSAGFLVTNVDAFKKYQMREGDNAAWVWEHQALTRARFAAGNTSVGSEFDVVRSEVLSQQRNVDHLRKEIVGMRRKVHEGHPNPTSDFDLKHDAGGMVDIEFIVQFLVLAYSHQYPQLIGNLGNIALLRIAAEVGLIQAGIAKAVGDAYRLLRARQHRLRLDGADKTRIQLSDEPDLVEARDSVTLLWKETFKTSSNIETA, from the coding sequence ATGGATGCTTTTTTAAAACAAATCGCGTTTTTAGAGCAACACTCAAATTACGCCCGCCGCTGGCTTAGTGCCAAGCCTGAATGGCACGACTGGTTGCAGTCCATTGGGTCTCGGGAAATCACTTTAGAAGGAATTCAGGACCTCTTAGAGTCATGCAAAGCTGATGGTCTAGAGGTCGAGCAAGATGAGGCGAAATTTATGGCGGACTTGCGTTTGGCTCGCCAGCAATTAATGTTGTGGCTTGCTTTTCGCGATCTAAATGGATTGGCTGACTTAAAAGAAGTAACTCATAGCCTGAGCCATTTTGCTGAATTAGCGGTTGCGCGCGCATTGGCATTTATTCGTCAGGATTTGCAGGCACGCTTCGGGGTGCCTTGGAGCGACTCTACCAACTCTGAAATGCCGATGATGGTCGTGGGTATGGGCAAACTTGGAGGCCTTGAGTTAAATCTTTCATCCGATATCGACTTGATATTTTTGTATGAGCATGAAGGTGAGACAAGGGATGGCCCAAAAAGTCTCTCCAATCATGAGTGGTTCACCCGCATGGGAAAGCGTTTGATCAAGTTCTTATCTGAACATGATGCAAATGGCTTTGTATTTCGGGTGGATATGCGTCTGCGACCCAATGGTGATTCGGGGTCGCTAGTTTGTAGTCTCGATATGCTGGAAGAGTATTTATTAGTTCAAGGTAGGGAGTGGGAGCGTTACGCTTGGATTAAAGGAAGATTGATCGCGCCATTGGCTGGAACTAAAGACTATGCTCATTGTGAAAAAAGTCTTGAGCAATTAATTCGTCCGTTTGTGTATCGCAGGCATTTGGATTACGGAGTAATTGCATCGATTCGTGATTTACATGCGCAAATTCAGCGAGAGGCAGAGAAGCGCTCAACGGGGCATCAAGGACGCTCGCACGACATTAAATTAGGTCGTGGTGGAATTCGTGAGATTGAGTTCTTAGCGCAGATGTTTCAGTTGATGCGGGGTGGCACAGATCCTCGGTTTAGAGTGCGTCCAACCTTACGGGTTTTGGATTTAATTCGCCAACAGGGCATCTTGCCGGTAGAGGATGTATTGCAACTTGAGCGTGCTTACGTATTTTTAAGGCGCTTAGAACATCGTATTCAGGTTTGGGATGACCAGCAAACGCATTACTTGCCAGATGAGGTTGATATTCGTGCTCGCCTAGCTGCCTCCATGGGTTTTGAAGATGAGGTCAGCTTCCTAAGTGAGTTACAAAAGCATCAGAACAATGTGGCACGCTTATTTGAAAAAGCGTTTTTATTGGATGATGAGACGCGGCTTGACCTAGCACCTCTTGAAGAAAGCTGGTTACCGGATGCTCGGTTGTTCCCGCAATCATTAGCTCGTTGGAATGCTTGGATCGTCAGTGCCAAAGCAAAGCAGTTGCCTGAGAAAAGCCGTTTGATTTTTGATAACTTGGTGCGCAATGCTGCCAATATGCTCGAGAGCCAAGGAGGCAACTCAGAAGATGCTGATCGGACTTTGTCACGCTTCTTTGATTTGCTTGAAGCGATTGCTCGAAGAAGTGCTTATTTATCGATATTGGCCGAGTACCCCGGTGCGTTATCGAACGTTTTGGCTTTGTTGCAATCTTCTCAATGGGGTGCGCAGTATCTCATCTCTCACCCACATCTTCTCGATTATCTGCTTGATTCGCATCTTGAAAGAGCGTTGATTGATCACCCTGAAGATTATTGGAAGGAAGTCAAAGCCAATCTGGATATGCGCCTAGACGATGTGATGGCCGAGGGTGATGGATCAGAGCAGGCAATGGACATTTTGCGTGTAACTCATCACACCGAAACATTCATTACGCTTTTGGCAGATTTGGGTATTGGTGTTGATCGAGCTCTTTCAGTAGAAAAGGTGAGCGATCATTTATCGGCACTTGCTGATTTAATTCTGCAGGCTACTTTCGAGCGCGTCTGGTCAATAGTCGCTAAAAAGTTTGGTCTACCTGAAAATTTAGTCCCAAGCTTCGCAATCATTGCTTACGGAAAATTGGGCGGTAAGGAGCTTGGATATGCCTCAGATCTAGATTTGGTCTTTTTATATCAAGCCGCAGAAAATGACTATGACGCTCAAGAAATGTATGCCTTGCTCGCCAAGCGCATGATCAATTGGTTAACCGCATTCACATCTACTGGCAGCTTATTTGAAATCGATACCCGTCTACGTCCAAATGGCTCCGCAGGTTTCTTGGTGACGAATGTAGATGCCTTTAAAAAGTATCAAATGCGTGAAGGTGATAACGCAGCATGGGTTTGGGAGCATCAGGCGCTCACTCGCGCCCGTTTTGCCGCAGGCAATACCTCAGTGGGCAGCGAGTTTGATGTCGTTCGTAGTGAGGTTTTGAGTCAACAGCGTAACGTTGATCATCTTCGCAAAGAAATCGTCGGCATGAGGCGAAAGGTTCATGAAGGACATCCCAATCCAACGTCTGACTTTGATTTGAAGCATGACGCTGGAGGCATGGTTGATATCGAATTTATCGTACAGTTTTTAGTGCTGGCGTATTCACATCAATATCCACAGCTAATTGGCAACTTAGGCAATATTGCCTTATTGCGAATTGCTGCAGAGGTAGGGTTGATTCAAGCGGGTATTGCCAAAGCAGTTGGCGATGCATATCGTTTGTTAAGAGCAAGACAGCATCGTTTACGCTTAGATGGTGCCGATAAAACGCGCATTCAATTAAGTGATGAGCCAGATTTAGTTGAAGCGCGCGACAGTGTCACATTGCTCTGGAAAGAAACCTTTAAAACTTCTTCCAATATAGAGACAGCTTAA
- a CDS encoding carbon-nitrogen hydrolase family protein, producing the protein MSTTANLKIASVQMVSTPDLEQNLSTATRLTKEAANEGAQLVVLPEYFCMMGLKDTDKVRIREPLNSGPIQDKLARIAQENQIHLVAGTIPLEAKDSNKVLNTTLAFGPNGKQISRYDKIHLFGFQTPKERYQESETIEAGDTPGLLKIHVNDQEWVFGLSICYDIRFPELYRAMGTVDCHIIPAAFTYTTGKAHWEILLRARAIENQAYVIASAQGGTHLNQRKTWGHSMLIDPWGTVLADLPEGEGFITGVLSKEKLNEVRSQLPALAHRKL; encoded by the coding sequence ATGAGCACAACAGCCAACTTAAAAATCGCATCTGTACAAATGGTTTCTACACCAGATCTTGAACAGAACTTAAGCACCGCCACTAGACTAACAAAAGAAGCTGCTAACGAAGGCGCTCAGCTGGTAGTGTTGCCAGAATATTTCTGCATGATGGGCTTAAAAGATACTGACAAGGTTCGTATCCGCGAACCACTGAATAGCGGCCCCATTCAAGATAAGCTTGCTCGCATTGCTCAGGAGAATCAAATTCATTTGGTCGCCGGCACCATTCCACTAGAGGCTAAAGATTCAAACAAAGTTTTAAATACGACTCTTGCTTTTGGTCCGAATGGCAAACAAATTAGTCGTTATGACAAGATTCATTTATTTGGTTTTCAAACCCCAAAAGAACGTTATCAAGAATCTGAAACTATTGAGGCTGGTGATACGCCTGGACTCTTGAAAATTCATGTAAATGATCAAGAGTGGGTATTTGGACTTAGTATTTGTTATGACATTCGCTTTCCTGAACTGTATCGAGCCATGGGCACTGTTGATTGCCACATTATTCCAGCCGCATTTACCTACACCACAGGTAAAGCGCACTGGGAAATCCTATTACGGGCCCGCGCTATTGAAAACCAAGCCTATGTCATTGCCTCAGCCCAAGGTGGCACCCACCTGAATCAACGTAAAACCTGGGGGCATAGCATGCTAATTGATCCATGGGGCACAGTATTAGCAGACCTTCCTGAGGGCGAAGGCTTTATCACGGGCGTCTTAAGCAAAGAAAAACTAAACGAGGTACGCTCTCAGTTACCAGCACTTGCGCATCGCAAGCTTTAA
- a CDS encoding 3-deoxy-7-phosphoheptulonate synthase: MSQQNTNPTNWYSAVDKTSDTDDQRIATISVLPPPEHLIRFFPISGTPTEALISKTRKKIRDIIHGKDDRLLVIIGPCSIHDPRAALEYCHRLLAERARFSGELEIVMRVYFEKPRTTVGWKGLINDPYLDESYRIEEGLRLARQVLMEINRVGMPAGSEFLDVISPQYIADLISWGAIGARTTESQVHRELASGLSAPIGFKNGTDGNIKIATDAIQAAGRPHHFLSVHKNGQVSVVETKGNKDCHVILRGGKEPNYEAKFVQAACTELEAAKLPASLMVDLSHANSSKKHERQIVVADDIAKQIESGSHQIFGVMVESHLNDGAQKFTPGKDDPSKLEYGRSITDACINWDDSVQVLERLAAAVKKRRAKKK; encoded by the coding sequence ATGAGCCAACAAAATACAAACCCTACTAATTGGTACTCTGCCGTTGATAAAACGTCAGATACCGACGACCAACGCATTGCCACAATCTCTGTTCTGCCACCACCAGAGCATTTGATTCGCTTTTTCCCAATCTCGGGAACACCGACAGAAGCGTTGATCAGCAAAACACGTAAAAAAATTCGCGACATTATTCACGGCAAGGACGATCGCTTATTGGTGATCATTGGTCCTTGCTCTATTCATGATCCTCGCGCAGCATTGGAATATTGCCATCGCCTTTTAGCGGAACGCGCTCGATTCTCCGGCGAGCTGGAAATTGTAATGCGAGTGTACTTTGAAAAGCCTCGCACTACTGTTGGCTGGAAGGGCTTGATTAATGACCCATACCTTGATGAGTCATATCGCATTGAAGAAGGCCTGCGCCTAGCGCGTCAAGTGCTGATGGAAATTAACCGCGTCGGCATGCCAGCGGGCAGCGAATTCTTGGATGTTATCTCTCCGCAGTACATTGCTGACCTCATCTCATGGGGTGCAATCGGAGCGCGCACAACAGAAAGCCAAGTTCATCGCGAACTCGCTTCTGGACTATCTGCACCAATCGGGTTTAAGAATGGCACTGATGGCAATATCAAAATTGCTACCGATGCTATCCAAGCTGCGGGACGTCCACATCACTTCTTATCGGTTCACAAAAACGGTCAGGTATCCGTTGTAGAAACTAAGGGTAATAAGGATTGCCACGTAATTTTGCGCGGCGGCAAAGAACCTAACTATGAAGCCAAATTTGTTCAAGCAGCCTGCACTGAACTCGAGGCTGCCAAGCTTCCAGCTAGCTTGATGGTTGACTTATCTCATGCCAATTCCAGCAAGAAACATGAACGTCAAATCGTTGTAGCTGATGACATTGCCAAGCAAATTGAATCCGGCTCACATCAGATATTTGGTGTCATGGTTGAAAGTCATCTCAATGATGGGGCTCAAAAGTTCACACCAGGTAAAGACGATCCAAGCAAACTGGAATACGGCAGAAGTATTACGGATGCGTGTATTAACTGGGATGATTCAGTGCAAGTACTGGAACGACTTGCAGCCGCTGTTAAAAAGCGTAGAGCTAAGAAAAAATAA
- a CDS encoding cob(I)yrinic acid a,c-diamide adenosyltransferase — MGNRLSKIATRTGDAGMTGLGDGSRVEKDHLRICAMGDVDELNSEIGVLMTEELPASIAEELKTLFLQIQHDLFDLGGELCIPNYKLLNPEHVAQLDLWLEKYNQQLPPLTEFILPGGTRAAAQAHVCRTVCRRAERSIVRLGWDEPLYDAPRQYVNRLSDLLFVLARVLNRAAGGSDVLWKHEKKETK, encoded by the coding sequence ATGGGAAATCGACTATCAAAAATCGCTACTAGAACCGGTGATGCAGGTATGACCGGCCTCGGGGATGGTAGTCGCGTTGAAAAGGATCATTTGCGCATCTGCGCGATGGGTGACGTTGACGAGCTTAACTCCGAAATCGGCGTTTTGATGACAGAGGAACTTCCTGCAAGCATTGCAGAAGAGTTAAAAACCCTGTTTTTGCAGATTCAGCATGATTTGTTTGACTTGGGTGGCGAACTTTGCATTCCGAATTACAAATTACTCAATCCAGAACATGTGGCTCAATTGGACCTGTGGCTGGAAAAATACAATCAGCAGTTGCCACCCTTAACAGAATTTATTTTGCCTGGCGGTACGCGTGCCGCTGCGCAAGCTCATGTATGTAGAACAGTATGTAGAAGGGCAGAGCGATCAATCGTACGTTTAGGTTGGGATGAGCCTTTGTATGACGCTCCACGACAGTATGTCAATCGATTGTCTGATCTCTTGTTCGTTTTGGCGCGAGTTCTCAATCGTGCCGCAGGCGGATCTGATGTGCTCTGGAAGCATGAAAAAAAAGAGACTAAATAA